The Epinephelus lanceolatus isolate andai-2023 chromosome 11, ASM4190304v1, whole genome shotgun sequence genome window below encodes:
- the LOC117261387 gene encoding uncharacterized protein LOC117261387 — translation MSWWRMQTTIRSSSSCSSMSLLCVLWLLMVCLAPGSRGQRLKESDGAQPAARAQLAERDALCHPEGCYAVFLQKRSFREAGRSCRERGGTLATMHTHEAAGVVHELLSAIEGTRSRLRLWIGLHRPPRQCSSTRPLRGFVWVTGDQDGQFINWLREDTPGTCAAPRCVAMTVHTSESGRENNDNFRWLDGSCALPLDGYVCQYNYKGMCVPLKDEGSGPAIYTTPFHLVSTLLTHVPYGSVAALPCPAGGSDPEDPAEQTVLCMERDDETVGWSRDAPLCSSGASPKNQDWCSGDHGCEQYCQNTDTDYYCYCSEGFTIDEDGYSCKPDPLTQTDTPELSADSAGPTEESQIKEICVEMGCEYDCVETQRGIRCTCPPGYQMGPDGRKCSDVDECQQQPCLQLCVNIPGTFHCTCHSGYQPDDEGECVDIDECLDEASCEGTCENTVGSFTCLCNPGYESGSGGECVDIDECVGESPCQQQCLNYMGGYQCYCDNGYDLQSDGLTCQPSPDDEEYSTLTPYPSDSAHIPGLDPDHDNPWSTSFTPDPNFEADTNFDVDWLTEAPEVLSPDMGHGSDNHLNQWDALSPKRYQTTPPPAQKDNTGNEIDNEAEAREASDGADVETAVGTRDGDGSKMENTEGVSGTVEADAGSDDGKRKHDKSWLLVALLVPLCVFLVVMLALGIVYCTSCAVDKSLSFSNCYRWILPTTPPDRRDGKTQA, via the exons ATGTCTTGGTGGAGGATGCAAACGACCATCAGGAGCagtagcagctgcagcagcatgaGTCTCCTGTGTGTCCTGTGGCTGCTGATGGTCTGTCTGGCTCCTGGAAGCCGAGGCCAGAGGCTGAAGGAGTCAGACGGGGCGCAGCCAGCAGCCAGGGCTCAGCTGGCGGAGAGAGACGCGCTCTGCCACCCGGAGGGATGCTACGCTGTCTTCCTCCAGAAGAGAAGCTTCAGGGAGGCTGGGCGGAGCTGCCGGGAGCGAGGTGGGACCCTGGCAACGATGCACACCCACGAGGCAGCGGGTGTGGTCCATGAGCTGCTGTCGGCCATCGAGGGGACCAGGTCAAGGCTTCGCCTATGGATCGGGCTGCATAGACCACCACGCCAGTGCTCATCCACACGACCACTAAGAGGATTCGTCTGGGTCACAG GAGACCAGGACGGCCAGTTCATCAACTGGCTCCGTGAAGACACCCCTGGGACTTGTGCGGCCCCTCGCTGTGTGGCCATGACCGTCCACACTTCTGAGAGTGGACGTGAGAACAACGACAATTTCCGGTGGCTGGACGGCTCCTGTGCACTGCCCTTGGATGGATATGTTTGCCAGTACAACTACAAAGGAATGTGCGTACCACTTAAGGATGAGGGCAGTGGTCCAGCTATTTACACCACCCCATTTCACCTCGTCAGCACACTGCTGACCCATGTGCCTTATGGGTCTGTAGCGGCTCTACCATGCCCTGCAGGCGGCTCAGACCCAGAGGATCCTGCTGAGCAGACAGTGCTGTGCATGGAGAGAGATGACGAGACGGTGGGCTGGTCCAGGGATGCCCCTCTCTGCTCGTCTGGGGCATCTCCAAAGAACCAGGACTGGTGCAGTGGGGACCATGGCTGTGAGCAGTACTGTcagaacacagacacagattacTACTGTTACTGCTCAGAGGGTTTTACGATAGATGAGGACGGATACAGCTGCAAGCCTGATCCcctgacacaaactgacaccCCTGAACTGTCCGCTGACTCAGCTGGTCCCACTGAGGAGTCCCAAATAAAAGAGATCTGTGTAGAGATGGGGTGTGAGTACGACTGTGTGGAGACACAGCGGGGCATCCGCTGCACATGTCCCCCGGGCTACCAGATGGGTCCAGATGGCCGCAAATGTTCTGATGTAGACGAGTGTCAACAACAACCATGCCTGCAACTCTGCGTCAACATCCCAGGCACCTTCCACTGCACCTGCCACTCTGGGTACCAGCCAGATGATGAGGGCGAGTGCGTGGACATAGATGAGTGCCTCGATGAAGCCAGCTGTGAAGGCACTTGTGAAAACACAGTGGGGTCCTTCACATGCTTGTGTAACCCAGGGTATGAGTCAGGCAGCGGAGGAGAGTGTGTGGATATAGATGAGTGTGTGGGGGAGTCGCCCTGTCAGCAGCAGTGTCTCAACTACATGGGAGGGTACCAGTGTTACTGTGACAATGGTTATGACCTGCAGTCAGATGGACTTACCTGCCAGCCTTCGCCTGATGATGAAGAATATTCCACTCTGACCCCTTACCCCAGTGACTCTGCTCACATACCCGGCTTGGACCCTGATCATGATAATCCCTGGTCCACCTCTTTCACCCCGGACCCAAACTTTGAAGCTGACACTAACTTTGATGTTGACTGGCTGACAGAGGCCCCTGAGGTACTCTCCCCTGACATGGGTCATGGGTCAGACAATCACCTGAACCAATGGGATGCCCTATCACCAAAGCGATATCAGACAACCCCACCTCCAgcacaaaaagacaacacagGCAATGAAATTGACAATGAGGCTGAAGCTAGAGAAGCTAGTGACGGGGCTGATGTTGAAACTGCTGTTGGGACCAGGGATGGGGATGGGTCTAAGATGGAAAACACAGAGGGTGTCAGTGGCACGGTGGAGGCAGACGCTGGATCTGATGATGGTAAACGAAAGCATGACAAGAGCTGGCTGCTGGTGGCCCTGctggtgcctctgtgtgtgttcctcGTAGTGATGCTGGCTCTGGGGATCGTCTACTGCACCAGCTGTGCTGTGGACAAGAGCCTGAGCTTCTCAAACTGCTATCGCTGGATACTCCCTACGACGCCTCCTGACAGGAGGGATGGCAAAACCCAAGCATGA